In Deltaproteobacteria bacterium, one genomic interval encodes:
- the murD gene encoding UDP-N-acetylmuramoyl-L-alanine--D-glutamate ligase yields the protein MDLAGRSVVVVGAGRTGQSTARFLAARGAAVRLLERQPERLERLPLPAEIERILDDGTEAQLRGVELVVPSPGVPRTHRLLQCALAAGVPVISEIELAYRFLPCPLLAITGTNGKSTTTTLLGAMLSAAGAPVFVGGNLGTPLIDAVQEDAPPYEAAVAEISSFQLEWVHSFRPRIAVMLNLTPDHLDRYSSVEEYALAKAQLLMRQRPGDIAVLNRDDRWVWNQRRRTRATTISFGREPVEFGGFVDGDDLVYWGPEPQARRFPLARVRLQGAHNRENMLAALTAASVWGVPASIVQRVLEQTAGLPHRLQLVRERAGVSYYDDSKGTNVGAVIKSLQSFSANVILLAGGYDKGSDFHALRPLLEQRVKRAVLFGAARHSIAAQITGSVEFIETPALAEAVAAAAAAACDGDTVLLSPGCASFDEFTDYAARGRRFCELVEAL from the coding sequence ATGGATCTCGCCGGTCGTAGCGTGGTGGTCGTCGGCGCCGGCCGGACCGGGCAGAGCACGGCGCGGTTTCTGGCCGCACGCGGCGCCGCAGTGCGCCTGCTTGAACGTCAGCCCGAACGACTGGAGCGCTTGCCGTTGCCGGCCGAGATCGAGCGCATCCTCGATGACGGCACCGAGGCGCAGCTGCGGGGCGTGGAATTAGTAGTCCCCAGCCCGGGCGTGCCGCGCACTCATCGGCTCTTGCAGTGCGCCCTGGCTGCCGGCGTGCCCGTGATCAGCGAGATCGAGCTGGCGTACCGCTTCCTGCCCTGCCCTCTGCTGGCGATCACCGGCACCAACGGCAAGAGCACCACCACCACGCTGCTGGGGGCGATGCTGAGCGCGGCCGGCGCACCGGTGTTTGTCGGAGGCAATCTCGGCACACCCTTGATCGACGCGGTGCAGGAAGACGCCCCACCCTACGAGGCCGCGGTGGCCGAGATCTCGAGTTTCCAGCTCGAGTGGGTACACAGCTTTCGCCCGCGGATTGCGGTCATGCTCAATCTGACACCCGACCACCTCGATCGTTACAGCAGCGTGGAGGAGTACGCTCTGGCCAAGGCGCAGCTGCTGATGCGGCAGCGGCCGGGGGATATCGCGGTGCTCAACCGCGACGACCGCTGGGTGTGGAACCAGCGCCGTCGCACCCGGGCTACGACCATCTCGTTCGGCCGCGAGCCGGTCGAATTCGGCGGCTTCGTGGACGGCGATGACCTGGTGTACTGGGGGCCGGAGCCGCAGGCGCGGCGTTTCCCGCTCGCGCGCGTGCGGCTCCAGGGCGCACACAACCGCGAGAACATGCTCGCGGCGCTCACCGCCGCCTCGGTCTGGGGGGTGCCGGCGTCGATCGTGCAACGCGTGCTCGAACAAACCGCGGGCCTGCCGCATCGGCTGCAGTTGGTGCGCGAGCGGGCCGGGGTAAGCTATTACGATGACTCCAAGGGCACCAACGTCGGCGCGGTGATCAAGTCGCTGCAGAGCTTTTCGGCCAACGTCATCCTGCTCGCCGGCGGGTACGACAAGGGCAGCGACTTCCACGCACTGCGCCCGCTGCTTGAGCAGCGCGTCAAACGCGCCGTGCTGTTCGGCGCCGCGCGCCACAGCATCGCCGCGCAAATCACCGGTAGCGTCGAGTTCATCGAAACGCCGGCGCTGGCCGAGGCCGTGGCCGCCGCTGCCGCCGCCGCATGCGATGGCGACACGGTGTTGCTCTCACCTGGCTGCGCCAGCTTCGATGAGTTCACCGATTACGCCGCTCGCGGGCGGCGCTTCTGCGAATTGGTGGAGGCCTTATGA
- the mraZ gene encoding division/cell wall cluster transcriptional repressor MraZ, with translation MDDKGRVSVPAKFRDFLLAASAGRVVITNFFSESARCLDAYPYPAWVEFEKRLRERPQFDNKMMRFQNYYLAGAHECEIDKQGRILLPPALRTYAGLARDVTFVGIGEKFRIWDRGVWTKVFADSEQAFMDDPGMLSDLGI, from the coding sequence GTGGACGATAAGGGGCGCGTCAGTGTGCCAGCCAAGTTCCGCGACTTCCTCCTCGCCGCCAGCGCCGGGCGGGTCGTCATCACCAACTTCTTCTCGGAATCGGCCCGCTGCTTAGACGCCTACCCCTACCCTGCCTGGGTCGAGTTTGAAAAACGCCTGCGGGAACGACCGCAGTTCGATAACAAGATGATGCGGTTCCAGAACTACTATCTGGCTGGCGCACACGAGTGCGAAATCGACAAGCAGGGGCGAATCCTGCTCCCGCCAGCGTTGCGGACTTATGCCGGACTGGCTCGCGATGTCACCTTTGTCGGCATCGGGGAGAAGTTTCGGATCTGGGACCGTGGGGTATGGACGAAGGTCTTTGCCGATTCGGAACAGGCGTTCATGGATGACCCGGGGATGTTATCCGATCTGGGGATCTAA
- a CDS encoding transpeptidase family protein, with amino-acid sequence MTMAAARGRIQATAAVFCVLLGAVIARAVYLTVIQGPNLKQLAVRQHQRRLAEPPSRGAILDRTGEALALTVDAAAVYLRPRELTGAQSVQALASALGLPQSTITAKTSSKSPFIWLDRQMSIDRWQALSELHLAGVGSEPSRRRHYPHGQLAAHVIGLTNIDAQGIEGIELRHNRSLLRRVEPRAVEHDAHGRPMMLSATQPERPQPGARIELTIDAAIQHVAETELAQAVTAHQAEAGAAVVLDPRTGEILALANVPTFDPNEAGKATAAARRNRIVTDSFEPGSTFKTFTAAAALEAGLVKPDDRIYCENGHYGVGRRVIHDHERYGWLSFAEVIQHSSNIGTAKIGERLGAARLAAAIEAFGFGKPTGVELPGEVSGLLRPIERWGRIHLVTTSFGQGIAVTPLQLASAYGAIANGGLLLKPQVVQRVITEDGRVERAPRPEVVRRVISLETAAALTTMLQRVVESGTGTKAAVAGFSVAGKTGTAQKVDPHTGRYSARGRMSSFVGFVPADDPRLVILVVIDTPKGVTYGGLVAAPVFRRIAEYSLERLGLRPQLPLVPASELAALVPQPVVWQVVDSSGGMPSFLGLSMREALVRAHRAGWEVQLEGSGFVVAQEPPPGAAAGNGRTLRLVFGTPAL; translated from the coding sequence ATGACCATGGCTGCCGCTCGCGGGCGCATTCAGGCGACGGCAGCGGTGTTCTGCGTCCTCCTTGGGGCCGTGATCGCGCGGGCGGTGTATCTCACAGTAATCCAAGGCCCGAACCTCAAGCAACTGGCCGTACGCCAGCATCAGCGCCGGCTGGCGGAACCACCGTCGAGGGGTGCAATTCTGGATCGCACCGGCGAAGCGCTGGCGCTAACGGTTGATGCGGCTGCGGTCTACCTGCGGCCGCGCGAGCTTACTGGCGCCCAATCGGTGCAAGCACTGGCCAGTGCGCTCGGCCTGCCACAGTCAACTATCACCGCTAAGACCAGCAGCAAGTCGCCCTTCATCTGGCTCGACCGCCAGATGTCTATCGACCGCTGGCAGGCGCTGTCCGAACTGCACTTGGCCGGGGTTGGCAGCGAGCCCAGCCGGCGCCGTCACTATCCGCACGGCCAGCTGGCTGCGCACGTCATCGGCCTGACCAACATCGACGCTCAAGGCATCGAAGGGATCGAGCTGCGCCACAATCGCAGTCTGCTCCGCCGGGTTGAGCCGCGCGCGGTGGAACATGACGCCCACGGGCGTCCCATGATGCTGAGCGCCACCCAGCCGGAGCGGCCGCAGCCAGGGGCGCGGATTGAATTGACCATCGATGCCGCCATCCAGCACGTCGCGGAAACCGAGCTGGCGCAAGCCGTAACCGCCCATCAGGCGGAAGCCGGCGCCGCCGTGGTGCTCGACCCGCGCACGGGCGAGATCTTGGCCCTCGCCAATGTGCCGACCTTCGACCCCAACGAAGCCGGCAAGGCCACGGCGGCCGCGCGCCGCAATCGCATCGTGACTGACTCCTTCGAGCCCGGCTCGACCTTCAAGACCTTCACCGCCGCCGCCGCGTTGGAAGCGGGCCTAGTGAAACCCGACGACCGCATCTACTGCGAAAACGGCCACTACGGCGTCGGCCGCCGCGTCATCCACGACCACGAGCGCTACGGCTGGCTCTCTTTCGCTGAAGTGATCCAGCACTCGAGCAACATCGGCACCGCCAAGATCGGCGAACGCCTCGGCGCCGCCCGTCTAGCTGCCGCGATCGAGGCCTTCGGCTTCGGCAAACCCACTGGGGTGGAACTGCCGGGCGAGGTCAGCGGCCTGTTACGTCCGATCGAGCGCTGGGGCCGCATTCACCTTGTAACCACTAGTTTCGGGCAAGGTATCGCGGTGACTCCCCTGCAACTCGCGAGCGCCTACGGGGCGATTGCCAACGGCGGGCTGCTGCTCAAGCCGCAAGTCGTACAACGGGTGATTACCGAAGACGGCCGGGTCGAGCGAGCACCGCGCCCGGAAGTGGTACGCCGGGTGATCAGCTTGGAGACGGCCGCCGCGCTCACAACGATGCTGCAGCGCGTGGTCGAGAGCGGCACCGGAACCAAGGCCGCCGTCGCCGGCTTCAGCGTGGCGGGCAAGACCGGCACTGCACAGAAGGTGGACCCGCACACCGGGCGCTACTCGGCGCGCGGCCGCATGTCGTCGTTTGTCGGCTTTGTCCCGGCGGATGATCCTCGCCTGGTCATTCTGGTGGTAATCGACACGCCGAAAGGCGTGACCTATGGCGGCCTAGTGGCCGCGCCCGTATTCCGGCGCATCGCCGAGTACAGCCTTGAGCGCCTGGGATTGCGGCCGCAGTTGCCACTGGTGCCCGCTTCCGAGTTGGCGGCGCTCGTGCCCCAGCCGGTGGTGTGGCAGGTCGTTGATTCCAGCGGCGGCATGCCGAGCTTCCTGGGCTTGAGCATGCGGGAAGCGCTCGTGCGTGCGCACCGCGCCGGTTGGGAAGTGCAGCTCGAAGGCAGCGGTTTTGTTGTCGCCCAAGAACCGCCGCCGGGGGCAGCGGCCGGCAACGGGCGTACGCTCCGCCTGGTATTTGGCACCCCCGCACTTTGA
- a CDS encoding UDP-N-acetylmuramoyl-tripeptide--D-alanyl-D-alanine ligase, with product MRDAELALALVPSMTWTLAEVIAATGGTVAYAADRSLTFDSIATDSRRLTPGALFIALIGETHDGHRFAADALAQGARAVLVQHVASEVPQPQAIVVPDTLRALGDLAAWTRRREQPLVIAITGSNGKTTTKEMAAAICDHASFPAPRTGVVKSIGTENNLIGVPLTLLRVTGSDAVAVVEMGMSVPGEIARLVEIAGPDVGVVTNIGPVHLAGCGSIEGVAAAKGELFAGMRRDATVAVNLDDERVVKIAAGFRGRRIEFGSGGEVHAAAITDCGLDGIAFDLGIGKQATRVRLRLPGRHNVENALAAAAVTHAIGVDLATIRAGLEAIAAPPKRMQVVKLANGATLLNDSYNANPANVEAALRVLVQQPGRAIAVLGEMRELGEASAAWHRQVGELAARLGVRLLIGVGEQAEALADGARAGGLDAAAVHVCADPAAAATSVAGLWRAGDVILIKGSRGAATEEVVRLRGSRMAEVVRLLQEAGGHA from the coding sequence ATGAGGGACGCGGAGCTGGCGCTCGCACTCGTTCCCAGCATGACTTGGACCCTCGCTGAAGTAATCGCCGCGACCGGCGGCACGGTCGCCTACGCTGCTGACCGCTCGCTGACATTCGACTCGATAGCGACCGATTCGCGCCGTCTCACGCCTGGCGCGCTCTTCATTGCCCTCATCGGCGAGACGCACGACGGGCATCGTTTCGCGGCCGACGCCTTGGCGCAGGGTGCGCGCGCCGTCCTCGTGCAGCACGTAGCCAGCGAAGTACCACAGCCCCAAGCCATCGTCGTGCCCGACACGCTCCGGGCTCTGGGCGACCTCGCCGCGTGGACCCGCCGGCGCGAGCAGCCGCTCGTAATCGCGATCACCGGCAGTAACGGTAAGACCACGACGAAAGAGATGGCGGCGGCCATCTGTGACCACGCCAGCTTTCCGGCGCCGCGTACCGGCGTAGTCAAGTCGATCGGCACCGAAAACAATCTCATCGGCGTACCGCTCACGCTGCTACGGGTGACCGGCAGCGACGCGGTGGCGGTGGTCGAGATGGGCATGAGCGTGCCGGGCGAGATTGCGCGCCTGGTCGAGATTGCCGGTCCCGATGTCGGGGTGGTCACCAATATCGGACCCGTACACCTCGCAGGCTGCGGCAGCATCGAGGGCGTGGCGGCGGCCAAGGGCGAGTTGTTTGCGGGCATGCGCCGGGACGCCACGGTCGCCGTCAACCTTGACGATGAGCGCGTGGTCAAGATCGCCGCCGGATTTCGCGGCCGGCGTATCGAGTTCGGCAGCGGCGGCGAGGTCCACGCGGCGGCGATTACCGATTGCGGTCTCGACGGCATTGCCTTCGATCTGGGCATCGGCAAACAAGCGACCCGAGTGCGCCTGCGCCTCCCCGGCCGGCACAACGTGGAGAACGCTCTGGCGGCCGCCGCGGTTACCCACGCGATCGGAGTCGACCTGGCGACGATCCGCGCGGGCTTGGAAGCGATCGCCGCGCCGCCCAAGCGGATGCAGGTGGTGAAGCTCGCCAACGGCGCCACCTTGCTGAATGATTCGTACAACGCCAATCCCGCCAACGTCGAAGCGGCGCTGCGCGTGCTGGTGCAGCAGCCCGGCCGTGCGATCGCGGTGTTGGGTGAAATGCGCGAGCTGGGCGAGGCTAGCGCGGCCTGGCACCGTCAGGTGGGAGAATTGGCGGCGCGGCTGGGCGTGCGCTTGCTGATCGGTGTGGGAGAGCAAGCCGAGGCCCTGGCCGACGGTGCCCGCGCCGGCGGCCTGGACGCCGCCGCGGTGCACGTCTGCGCCGATCCGGCTGCGGCCGCGACCTCGGTGGCCGGGTTGTGGCGAGCGGGTGACGTCATTCTGATCAAGGGCTCGCGCGGTGCCGCCACCGAAGAGGTTGTGCGCCTGCGCGGCTCCCGCATGGCGGAGGTCGTGCGGTTACTGCAAGAGGCCGGGGGCCACGCTTGA
- a CDS encoding cell division protein FtsL — translation MSIDQRAFARRDPIEAVLREAHWRPANVPFAVSAEVKGLATWIGVLVLAGVLVALGYVWVRLRVVEIGYRLSAVQQLVGRLEQEAKELAVEAAAADTPGRLEEEARRRLGLQRPQPEQLGSLQ, via the coding sequence GTGTCGATCGATCAGCGGGCATTTGCACGGCGTGACCCAATCGAGGCCGTCTTGCGTGAGGCACACTGGCGACCGGCGAATGTTCCGTTTGCCGTCAGCGCAGAAGTGAAGGGGTTGGCAACTTGGATCGGGGTGTTGGTGCTAGCGGGCGTCTTGGTGGCGCTGGGATATGTGTGGGTGCGGTTGCGGGTGGTGGAGATCGGTTACCGGCTGTCGGCGGTGCAGCAGCTTGTGGGGCGGTTGGAGCAGGAAGCGAAGGAACTCGCGGTGGAAGCTGCGGCCGCCGACACGCCGGGCCGACTGGAAGAGGAGGCGCGCCGGCGACTCGGCCTACAACGGCCGCAGCCCGAACAGCTAGGATCGCTGCAATGA
- the ftsW gene encoding putative lipid II flippase FtsW, with protein MTTLALPGIRVLHQRLVMPRLNRPDWWLIIATAGLVGLGVVMVFNASYFFALENHGDPYLYFRKHLVAIAMGTVLAVAASKIRIELLERGVYALLLLGLAVITLVLIPHVGMVRGGARRWIGVGGFSVQPSEWVKTVLVVYLAHSIARRGQQMSEFVRGVLPHLIVVGLFAGLIVVEPDFGTATILGLLLMAMLFAGGARLKHLLALALPGVLLATAAVMHADYRIRRIMAFRDPWKYSRDLGFQLTQSLIAFGSGGLTGVGLGQSKQKLFFLPEAHTDFIFSLVGEELGLIGVLLVLGLFGLLGMRGFRIAYRHPDRFASLLAFGLTLVLLLQAVVNVGVVLGLLPTKGLALPFLSCGGSAMMVALVQIGILAALSRQTG; from the coding sequence ATGACGACACTAGCGCTTCCCGGCATCCGGGTATTGCACCAACGATTAGTGATGCCGCGTCTCAACCGGCCCGACTGGTGGCTCATCATCGCCACCGCCGGCCTGGTCGGTCTCGGTGTGGTCATGGTGTTCAACGCCAGCTACTTCTTCGCGCTGGAAAACCATGGCGACCCGTATCTGTACTTCCGCAAGCACCTGGTCGCCATCGCCATGGGTACGGTACTGGCGGTAGCGGCTTCCAAGATCCGCATCGAGTTACTCGAGCGCGGCGTCTATGCGCTCTTGCTGCTCGGCTTAGCGGTGATCACGCTGGTATTGATCCCGCACGTCGGCATGGTGCGCGGCGGCGCGCGCCGCTGGATTGGCGTCGGCGGCTTCTCGGTACAACCGTCGGAGTGGGTGAAGACGGTGCTGGTGGTGTACTTGGCGCATTCCATTGCCCGCCGCGGCCAGCAGATGAGCGAGTTCGTCCGTGGCGTGCTGCCGCATCTGATCGTAGTCGGGCTGTTCGCCGGGCTGATCGTGGTGGAGCCGGATTTCGGCACTGCCACGATCTTGGGTCTGCTGTTAATGGCGATGTTGTTCGCCGGCGGCGCCCGCCTCAAGCATCTGCTGGCGCTGGCACTACCCGGGGTGCTGCTAGCGACAGCGGCGGTGATGCACGCCGATTATCGCATACGGCGGATCATGGCGTTCCGCGACCCCTGGAAATACAGCCGCGACCTCGGCTTCCAACTCACCCAGTCGCTGATCGCCTTTGGCTCCGGCGGCCTCACGGGCGTAGGCCTGGGCCAGAGCAAGCAGAAGTTGTTCTTCCTGCCCGAAGCCCACACCGACTTCATCTTCTCTCTGGTCGGCGAAGAGCTGGGGTTGATCGGCGTGCTGCTGGTCTTGGGGCTGTTCGGGCTGCTCGGCATGCGCGGCTTTCGCATCGCCTACCGGCACCCGGATCGCTTCGCCAGCCTGCTGGCATTCGGCCTCACTTTAGTGCTATTGCTGCAGGCGGTTGTGAATGTGGGGGTGGTGTTGGGGCTGCTTCCGACCAAAGGCTTAGCCCTTCCTTTTTTGAGCTGCGGTGGCTCCGCCATGATGGTGGCGCTCGTCCAGATCGGCATCCTGGCGGCGCTGTCGCGGCAGACGGGTTGA
- the murG gene encoding undecaprenyldiphospho-muramoylpentapeptide beta-N-acetylglucosaminyltransferase: MIVAGGGTGGHLFPGLAVAQAAAAEGAAVLFVGSRYGIEARVIPQTTFPFEALPMRGLRGRGWRGVADLLQQLPVALVRAWRILGDFRPDIVVGVGGYASAAMVLAAWLRRVPRVLLEQNAHPGLTNRRLGRLAQRVCTAFTEAAPFFPAGRTTLTGNPVRTLAAPAAAPGSGFTLLVFGGSQGAHRLNVAATEAAAILRRQIAELRVIHQTGAADAGWVRQRYAQAGVTAEVSPFIEDMGSAYGQADLVVCRAGATTVAEITALGKPAILVPYPFAADDHQRANAEVLVHGNAAQMLLDRELTGTVLAARVAALAADPDGLQAMAAAARRLAIPDAAARVLAVCREVIAQERTHA; this comes from the coding sequence ATGATCGTAGCCGGCGGCGGGACGGGTGGGCATCTGTTTCCCGGTTTGGCGGTAGCGCAAGCGGCCGCCGCAGAGGGCGCGGCGGTGTTGTTTGTCGGCAGCCGCTACGGCATCGAAGCGCGCGTCATTCCCCAGACGACATTTCCCTTTGAAGCACTGCCGATGCGCGGCTTGCGCGGCCGCGGCTGGCGCGGCGTGGCGGACCTGCTGCAACAGCTGCCGGTAGCGCTGGTCCGCGCCTGGCGCATCCTGGGCGATTTCCGCCCGGACATCGTCGTCGGCGTCGGCGGCTATGCCTCGGCGGCCATGGTGCTCGCCGCCTGGTTGCGGCGGGTGCCACGGGTGCTGCTCGAACAAAACGCGCATCCCGGATTGACCAACCGCCGCCTCGGACGGCTGGCGCAGCGCGTCTGCACCGCCTTTACCGAAGCCGCGCCGTTCTTCCCCGCCGGGCGCACCACGCTAACCGGCAACCCGGTGCGTACGCTGGCGGCACCAGCGGCGGCACCCGGCAGCGGTTTCACCCTGCTGGTTTTCGGCGGCAGCCAAGGCGCGCACCGCCTCAACGTCGCCGCCACCGAAGCAGCCGCGATACTGCGGCGACAAATCGCCGAGCTGAGGGTAATCCACCAAACCGGCGCTGCCGACGCCGGCTGGGTGCGGCAGCGTTACGCCCAGGCCGGCGTAACCGCCGAGGTGAGTCCGTTCATCGAAGACATGGGTAGCGCTTACGGCCAGGCCGATCTCGTCGTCTGCCGCGCGGGCGCCACCACCGTGGCGGAGATCACCGCCCTGGGCAAGCCGGCGATCTTGGTCCCCTACCCCTTCGCCGCCGATGATCATCAGCGTGCCAACGCCGAGGTCTTGGTGCACGGCAACGCCGCGCAGATGCTGCTCGACCGCGAGCTCACCGGCACGGTTCTAGCTGCGCGGGTCGCCGCGTTGGCCGCCGATCCCGACGGCTTGCAGGCCATGGCTGCGGCCGCCCGCCGCCTGGCAATTCCCGATGCCGCCGCCCGCGTACTCGCCGTCTGCCGCGAGGTTATCGCCCAGGAGAGAACCCATGCCTAG
- a CDS encoding pantothenate kinase, with protein sequence MIIGIDIGGSTTDAVVLGEQIHVVSVEANDPVAAAAGALGRLVSDLNARLSGITAIAATGGGARLLGEELLGIPVHKVSEITAIGVGGATLSGMRDALVVSLGTGTAIVSVKGEHIAHVGGTGVGGGTLLGLSKHLLNVIRLETLEQLAEKGDLSRIDLTVGDITGGPVGYVPADATASNFGKLSSDATAEDKAKALVNMIAEVIVVLSVLAARAAEHRDVVLTGKLLRVRPFVERIKATRFLFERNFTIPQHAEYATAIGAARSLGAEA encoded by the coding sequence GTGATCATCGGCATAGATATCGGCGGCTCGACCACCGACGCGGTGGTGTTGGGCGAGCAGATTCACGTCGTCTCGGTCGAGGCCAACGACCCGGTCGCCGCGGCTGCCGGCGCGCTCGGTAGACTGGTCAGTGACCTCAACGCGCGGCTCAGTGGGATTACGGCCATAGCGGCCACCGGCGGCGGGGCGCGCTTGCTGGGCGAAGAACTGCTCGGGATCCCGGTTCACAAGGTCTCCGAAATCACGGCCATCGGCGTGGGCGGGGCAACGCTGTCGGGCATGCGTGATGCGCTGGTGGTCTCGCTCGGCACCGGCACCGCCATTGTCTCGGTGAAGGGCGAGCACATCGCCCATGTCGGCGGTACCGGCGTCGGCGGCGGCACGCTGCTCGGCCTGTCGAAGCATTTGCTCAACGTGATCCGCCTCGAAACCCTCGAACAGCTCGCCGAGAAGGGCGACCTCTCGCGCATCGATCTCACCGTCGGCGATATCACCGGCGGGCCGGTCGGCTACGTGCCGGCCGACGCGACGGCGAGCAACTTCGGTAAACTCTCGTCCGACGCGACGGCGGAGGACAAGGCCAAGGCGCTGGTCAACATGATCGCCGAGGTGATCGTGGTACTCAGCGTACTGGCGGCGCGCGCCGCCGAGCACCGCGATGTGGTACTCACCGGCAAGCTCCTGCGCGTGCGCCCGTTTGTCGAGCGCATTAAAGCCACCCGCTTTCTGTTCGAGCGCAACTTCACCATCCCGCAGCACGCAGAGTACGCCACCGCGATCGGCGCGGCGCGCAGCCTGGGCGCGGAGGCGTGA
- a CDS encoding phospho-N-acetylmuramoyl-pentapeptide-transferase has protein sequence MLYHLLYPLHTEYSVFNVFRYISFRSLLAALLSLTISFMLGPWLIRRLTALQIGQVIRSDGPERHLGKAGTPTMGGTLILFSFILATLLLADLSNLFVWVAVLVTLGFAVIGFMDDYRKLVRRSAEGLWGRYKLLGQFGVALAAATVLYCKPGFSTTLNFPFFKDLHPDLGLWYIPFAALVLVGASNAVNLTDGLDGLAIGPVMTTAGTYVVFAWVTGNVKYADYLQLEYVAGAGELAIFCAAILAAGLGFLWFNAYPAMMFMGDVGALPLGAALGVVALLTKHELVLPLAGSVFVAEALSVIIQVGSYKLRRKRVFRMAPIHHHFELKGWPEPQIIVRFWVVSAICAMAALSTLKLR, from the coding sequence ATGTTATATCACCTTCTCTACCCGTTACACACCGAATACAGCGTCTTCAACGTCTTTCGCTACATCAGCTTTCGCTCGCTGCTGGCGGCACTGCTGTCGCTGACCATTTCGTTCATGCTCGGCCCTTGGCTGATCCGGCGTCTGACCGCGTTGCAGATCGGTCAGGTCATTCGCAGCGACGGTCCCGAGCGCCATTTGGGCAAGGCCGGAACCCCGACCATGGGTGGCACTCTCATCCTGTTCTCGTTCATACTCGCCACCTTGCTGCTCGCCGACCTGAGCAATCTCTTCGTGTGGGTGGCCGTGCTGGTGACGCTGGGGTTTGCGGTCATCGGCTTCATGGACGACTATCGCAAGCTGGTGCGCCGGAGCGCGGAGGGCCTGTGGGGCCGCTATAAGCTGCTCGGCCAGTTCGGCGTCGCGCTCGCGGCGGCAACGGTGTTGTACTGCAAGCCGGGATTTTCCACGACCCTGAACTTCCCTTTCTTCAAGGACCTCCACCCCGACCTCGGGCTTTGGTACATCCCCTTCGCCGCCCTGGTGCTGGTGGGTGCCTCCAATGCCGTCAATCTCACCGACGGGCTCGACGGCTTGGCGATCGGCCCGGTGATGACCACCGCCGGAACCTACGTGGTCTTCGCCTGGGTGACCGGCAACGTCAAGTACGCCGATTACTTGCAGCTCGAATACGTGGCGGGGGCGGGTGAACTGGCCATTTTCTGCGCCGCCATTCTTGCCGCTGGGCTGGGCTTCTTGTGGTTCAATGCCTACCCGGCGATGATGTTCATGGGTGACGTCGGCGCCTTGCCGCTCGGCGCCGCGCTCGGCGTTGTGGCGCTGCTGACCAAGCACGAACTGGTGCTGCCGCTGGCGGGCAGCGTGTTCGTTGCCGAGGCACTATCGGTGATCATCCAGGTGGGCTCATACAAGTTGCGGCGCAAGCGGGTGTTCCGCATGGCGCCGATTCATCACCATTTCGAGCTGAAGGGCTGGCCGGAGCCGCAGATCATTGTACGGTTCTGGGTCGTTTCCGCGATCTGTGCGATGGCGGCCTTGAGCACGCTCAAGTTGCGCTAG
- a CDS encoding OsmC family protein, which translates to MHELPHYYRIALRAEASGPATASAAGLDLLTLAPPAAFDGPGDRWSPEELLVAAVASCFVFTFRAIAAASKISFSTIECAAEGILDRVEGGLAFSAIALKVKITAPPEVEHGRIERVAHKAEQSCLVSRSLKAPVQLEVEVLASS; encoded by the coding sequence ATGCACGAACTTCCCCACTACTATCGGATTGCGCTGCGAGCCGAGGCCAGCGGCCCGGCAACCGCAAGCGCTGCCGGGCTCGATCTGCTCACCCTCGCGCCACCCGCCGCCTTCGACGGCCCGGGCGATCGGTGGTCGCCGGAAGAGCTGCTTGTTGCTGCGGTAGCCAGCTGCTTTGTGTTCACCTTCAGGGCCATCGCCGCAGCTTCAAAGATAAGCTTCTCAACGATCGAGTGCGCAGCCGAGGGGATTCTTGACCGGGTCGAAGGCGGGCTCGCCTTCAGTGCGATCGCTCTCAAGGTCAAGATCACCGCGCCGCCCGAGGTCGAACATGGGCGCATCGAGCGCGTTGCCCACAAGGCCGAGCAGAGCTGCCTGGTCAGTCGCTCCCTGAAGGCGCCAGTCCAGCTGGAGGTCGAGGTTCTCGCCTCGTCCTGA